The nucleotide window ATCCCTCAAGTCATATTCCaacaattttcaatcattcaattTTCAATACTTCATATCATGTCTAAAATTCTCTAATGCTTAATCTTAGTTTCATCAAACAACACACAAGTAAAATCTAACTAGGTATAGAATGTTGAAAAATGAATTTTACTTGGATCTCCAACAAGGTAAAATTTGAAACTTTAAAAATAGATTTCAAAATAGTCAAGCAACCTTCCAAACCTCTGTACCCCGTCCACGAAGAAGATGATATGCTAGAATATATTGCTAAGGGAAGCTCATTCAAATTAGCACTAATGAACGCCAAATACCGTTACATCAAAGCAACTATTATTCAATACACAAACAGATACGCACGCACACGCACAgacacacacgcacacacacacacacatggaGAGAGGAGGAATTCATGTTACACTTCAAAATCTATTAAAGATGCAGTAAAAAGTTATGGTAATGATTTTCTTAAGGTAGCTATGATAACAAACAGAAAAACAGATGCAAGAATGGATGAATGGAGAAAGACATATTAAAACCCAAGGAAAACTAAGCACAAGCAAAGTTCCCATAACAATGCAGCTctcagaatttaaactcatttaagTGCTGTAAACACAAACTCACCATGGCAAATTCAACAAAAGCTATACGACTTGAATGGACATGATCCCCCAAAAGCCTCAAGCGGATAACCTATGAATGAAAAAATATACAAGAAAAAAAGGGCAGTCAAACATTGGAATGCTCCTTACAGCCAACTCTTTTTTTGGGGAGGGAAGGGGATATCTTTTATTTCTGTCCTCACCTCACCACAGGTCGATTCAAAGAAATTTTTTACTTCAGCCTGAGAAGCCTGCAGATTTAATGGAATTATTAACTGGAAAATTAAATGAGTCTGAAGAAATAAGTTGCAATCAGTAAGCCTTATAGCAAAATGGCAAATATGAAGCATGGCAATGAACCAAAAATGGAAAAGAAGAGTACTCCTAAAGTTCATCATTACATATGTGGGGTTTAcctttttatcaatatttgtacAGTATACTGTCCTGCTACACATCTCCCGTTCATCTTCTGACTGCATCCAATTAGAATCATCAGAAAAGCCATATCTGTGTCATGCAACCTTAAGAACATGCTAAGACAATACAAAAAAGCATAAGCTAACACAAACAAAAAGGGCCAGAGTTATTCATACCCTAGGGAGAAATGTAGGATTCACTGGAAGGATGGCAGTTTTTGAAGGTAACACTCTGACAGGATAGTAACCTAGCATCGTTCCACCAAGGTTCAAagctgctcttgcaccttctgtTTACAAGGTTCCAATATCACACATAAGGTATGAATAATTACAAATTTATttgcataaaaaaaaattgaaccaaaTACTCTCCAGCAGCAGTTATAACTTACGCTCATCAGCAAACTCCACAAATGCAAAACGAAGAACTGAATGTGGATCTCCACAGACTCGGCAATCAACAACcttttaattcaaattaaaaatatcaaTGAGATCTCCATAACAAGTTCATGCAAAAAGGCATGCAGTTCAAAAGGAAAAAGGCAAAGGCAATGCAGCCAGGTATAAGTTCGGATTGACGAGATTTTTATAATGTTGGATCTTTCCTCAAATTAGTCTATTAATGAGTGTTTTTTAACTTTCTATTTAGACTCTCCCCATCTAGGAACCCTTTTTTCATTTTgtcaataattttcttatttgggAGTGCTAAGCCTAATAGGACAGGTAATAGTGTTtagttttgattaaaaaaaaaaaaaaaaaagaactttgCAATTTAGTTCATTCCTTTCAGTGAATAAGCTATTCCTGCATATGTATAATAACAGAATTATGAGAATTTGATTTCATTTGGAATGTGATTTCTGTTTTCTCCTTCCCCCTCTATGTGATCTTTTCCGAATCTTCTGTCATATCACAAGTCCTCCAAAAATAtagttttaatttttcgcatAGCTCTAAAAGTCTGGTATCATCAATGATCCATCATCCATGTTTGAACCTTGGACCTGGTCCTTAACCACTTTGATAACTATATATCTTAATACTAATATAAAAGGCAAGAAAGTCTTAGAAGAGAAAGGCAGAGAATACTTCTAATTAATGTCGAGGAATCAAAAAACTATACCAACAACAGATGAAAGCAAACAAAAATTTCAGTACTTTACAcacaatatgaaatgaaattgcaGGAATCTAGCAGTAGCAAAGGAATTGGCAGAAAAAAACAAGTTCATCAAGAATTGTACTCGTCTAATGTTGCTACTAGCAGCCCATGACACCTCCAGGGCAACTCATTGACACTAGTTCCAGTGTGTGTCCAAATTATGTAAAAGAACAAAAGGCACAAATTGACCAGTGAATATATATACAATAAACTGACATATAAAACAAATAAGCAGATCTTCCATCTTGGAAAAATCAAGTCAATTGACTATACAAAGAGTATTTTTGTCATGGATGCTAAGCAAAACTTACATCCTTCAATTTGACTAAATGTTATATGGTTGACAAATCAAACTTCCTTAAAAGAAGGGATAAGTTTGCATTATGAAATCAAAACAAAGGAAAGGACATATTTGACTGACAGACATTCATTCATGAAAATAGCTAGTGTAAGACAACAGTTCAGCATGGACCTAAAACAAAGTACACTGAGGAAAGAGAGGTGGAGTGCAGCAGGTGGAAGAGCAAAAACAGAAATAACTGCTGACCAATAATGAAATACAGCACTGCATAAAACACACTTGTAAGTATGCTTCATGACTCCCAATCTCAATGAATTCCCCTGTACTTTTTTTATTTGAAACAAAATAGCCAGTATTAGTGGTATATCCGTACAAACTGAAAATAGATAATCAGAaaaacttcaatatttttctaatGAGATAAGTATTTGTTTTCGCATATGTATGTGTGATAAAATTTATTACCATCTCTAAAACGGAAAACATACAGCATCAAAACCACATATGTGAAGTGGAAAGGGCAAAAAGGTTTTGCCAACTCTAATCTACACTACAAATAATTTGCAACAGGGCAAAAGGTAGCAATTTCAAACTGATAATATAGATAGCAAATTAGCAATTCCCTGAGGTCATAAAGTAAATACAATAAATCAATAAAGTAAAGGCACAAATCTATTTCCAAAAATTGCATCCAGTACagggaaataaaataaattaaaatagagcAGGCTGGGAAAATTCTAGTTTAACATTTAAATAACACCACAATATTACTGCATCTAACTTGATTTTAATCAAATTCATTCCCAAACAAAGactaatagagagagagagagagagagagagagagagagaaagctgACTTCTATTAAGAATCCCCCCACAATGCTAAGCCCCAATTCAGAAAAATCACAAAAGCACCCATGGATAGAGAATTTAACGATTTCAAATTGAGAAAGCTAAAATTTAGTAAATTTAACAAGCCTGAAGCTTAACAAAACACACTCTACCACCATGCAGCACCTATACATACACCCATTGGCTTTGAATATCTTCAAATGTCAAACCCATTGATGGAAGCTGAATTAATTTAACAAAGCCTAAAAAATTATACCCCACTGATGGAACATGTATTGGTTTTACAAATACTCAAAAGTAAATATCTCCACAATATATTCCATTAACATTTTAAAAGGCACAGGTTTTTTAGTCAAACTGCTATACACATATCAGTGTAATTAGATTCCTGCTGATTCTCAAAATCAAACTGCTAAGTTTGCATGCTAAAATCTTTAATAATTCATTACTTTAAAGTTTAACTTTGCTAGATATTGTTACCAAAATCCATATATAATATGCATTAATTTTTTGAAACTTCTGAAGCACGCCCTCAGCACTGAATAAAGGACTATACTTGGTATTTAATTATTcaacaaagaaaaaagaaatatataCGAGTGCGCAGGTGGGGTAATTAAACAACTAACCGATAGTAGTAATCCAGATAGGGAACTGTAAAGAACAGGAAATAAACGAAATGGGTAATCCTGGAGGAGAAAGTGCAAAAGACACCCTCAAGGCAAACTTCACAATTAACTAACAGAAATATGTGATGCACGTTTTGGTTCAACACATGCAAGGAAGTAACAAAATgtataaaacataagtaatggaATTCAGATTCAACAAAATTCTGATTAACAGAAAAGATAGACCAAACTCTAAAAAGGTTTCTTGAGCTGAAGTACAGGAATCAACTCCAGGAGTTTCAGTATATCTACATCCTTCCCCAGTATGACATTAATTTAATCAAGGAACAGAAAAACATTTTGAATGTCAAAAAATGCCaataaaaatgaagaagacaaACAAAAAAGAAAGATAGAGACATTCCCAAAAATTAGAAATGTAAAAGACGACAACAAAAGCAGGAGCATACAATGTGAGTATCAGGTCAATATAAGCTCTCACCTTTTAGAATGGACTGATGTAACCACGGAACAAAAGATATAGAACTTttctaagaaaaagaaaaaaagttcatttccatgtaaaaCAGAACCATCACCGCATGGCACTGGAGACGATATGAGGTTCATGATTTAGAATATTGAAATACAATCAATGCATCGTGcacacgagagagagagagagagagagagagagagagagagagagagagagagagagagagagagagagagagagagagagagcagaaTGTTGCAACTTACTTGACCGCAACCACTAAACAAGCCAGCAAGCCTCTCTTCAGTTACCTAAATGAAACAGAAGTACTTTACATTAGAGCAATTTCTTAAATTCAGAGAACAAAATCAATATCTTTATACAGGCAAGACGTCAAGATGACATAATATTGCTATCAAAATTAGGAACACACATGCTGATCAATGTCGGACACATATACTGTTCGTCTAATACTATCCTCCCGTTGTGCTCTATAAGCTCTCCCATTCAACCTCCTCTTCCCCTGGTTATAGTTGTTTCTTCTCTGAAAAAAGCAAAAATAAAATTCAGTGATTGAAACCAAGAAAAAGACAAACACAAGTGTCTAAAATGTAAACAATATAGTGGACAAAAATCCCTTCAGAAAAGAAAATCTCAATTACATTGCCATTTATTTCTGACTTAGAAGTTATTTTACACTGATAAGCTATTAACAAAATGCAAGAACTAAAAAAGCAAATAAATCTCTGAATGGCTGAGAGTTCTAGCTACTCAACCAAAATTAAGAACTGGACAATAACCGGAAAAATATACAAACTAACCCTTTTATcaaccaagaaaaaaaaaaaaaaaaaaaaaaaaaaaaaaacttcatatCAACAACAAAGAGAAAAATAAGTATTGTGAGATGGGAATAGGGGGAACAGGACAAAGGCTGAAGATTGGAACTCCTAGAAATAGCTATGATAGCAAATTCTAGAATACAATTACAGTGAAAACCCGTCATAATTAATACAAAAGATATCATATAGAATACAACTAATGTATATAAACATATATAAGTGACAAGTGAAAAACCCAAAACCCTTCTTACAGTGAAACCCAACATGGCAATTCAGCTACATTAGAATAGCACTACAACTAAATAGTGACTATTTCACTATAACAGTATAAAAATTGCCATAAATGGCTACATATGATCAATAttaacatgaaaaaaaaaatgatagacATAAACCTCAACAACCCATTTAACTAGAGGCTAAAATGTACCAGTGCAGAATCATAATCAACATACTTAAATGGAAAAGCCAAATAACCCATTTGTCCGAAACAAgattgttaataataataataataataaagagatCAAAACCCACGAATCAAAATCAAAGCTAAATGAATTACAGCAAGAACAaagaataaacatttaaaaggaaaattaaagataaaaatgtAGATGATCAGCAACAAAACAGTACCCTTCGATTAGTGGGAAAATTGTCATTGGCCGATTGCTTATTGGGCTCAGCCAAATCATTGAGATGAAGATTGTTTTGagtgttattattattatggtaagaagaagggaaaaattCCTTTGCCAAAGGATTCAATTTTGTGAACATATCCACAAGCTTTTGAACTCTGAATTCGGATTCCGATTTCGACTTCACATCGGAATCCAAATTCTTCGTGTCATTGTTGGTATTATTATTAGTATTGACAGCCGCTGCAGCCTCACCAGTGATCTCAGCAACCGCAgccataagaaaataaaaaataacctttaaatagaatataaaattttatttatttgaaatcgACAGCTGAACACAGAATCAAGAAATCAaaacaacaattttatttttcaaattctcCTCAAATAATGCAAGAAAAGATAAAATCAGATTGAAATTGTACAGAAACGTTAGTCTATAAACAGAGACCCATTAAAGAGATGAGGATCAAACCAGAAAAGGAtagaacagaaaaaaaaaattgtatgagATAAAGATAGAGGAAGTGATTATTTAACAATGataaattgttattattattatgattattattgaaattaaaagagggaaaataaaaattgagagagaaagttagggttttgggagcagAGGCCGTGAGAGTGGAAGAGAGAAGGAGAAGAAGCGGTGGTTGTGTTTTGTCCTTtccgaggaagacaaggagaattCAGAGCGTGCATTTaatatgattattttatttttttattaattaattaattaactaattttaaaatatttatttataaaataaattatttttcatttatatatctaaacatatttaatttaaatagttaaatcaagctatttgataaatttttttaaaaggcAATAAATAATTGATAGAATAAGAATAATAGCCTGACAAGTTCGGAGTGGGGATTACAAGAGCTTGAGGTTAGGGTTAGACTTCTCCGCCATAAAGCAAGGCAAGGTGGGTGAATTTCTTACagagattttttttcttttttattttaatttattatcatataatatatatttatttattaaaaataaattataaattaaaagtatagttttaaatataattttaatgatatatttatatatattttttttattttaataaataataatatattattatgcaatataaattacaaaaatttaaagCAGAGAGAATATCTCCCCTGTCCCTACTCTATATAATTTTGAGatcaaaattgaataaaaaaataaataaaatttgaaaatagttATCATTCTTAAGATAGAATACTAATCAGCTATCTTTTTTATAAACTCTGTAAGATAAGTTATTCACATAAAAGATGatacttttttattatttgataaaaataatcaTAAACACAATACTCTCACTTATTTTCTCTATTGTGAAACaacataataattataataatgttCATGAGTATCACATTCTTTTAATAActcttaaataaaaaaataaatatacaattacatttttttatatttcaatttttGGCAAACTTTTGATAACAATAAAGGATAAAATGATTTAtttgattatttaatttttatttatttatttcaaaaatataatattacataatatttatttatttattttcataataaaataaattataaaatataattttattagtcattttacGTGTCAataaaatacataatttacaaatagttaatataaattattttttaaaggtGCATTGCACATTTATACTCATTGCATATactcataatttaatatttttatatattattttattattaattttttatctgaTATAATATTATGAtaacatattaattattattatgataatataataatttttcatttttcataatATGTATGTTGTGTCGTGACCCGATTACTGGGTCGAACTGACACTAGGACTTAGGTCAGTATAAGGCCCAaaacctgtagtaagcctaactacttCTACTCCAATCATGAAGCCTATAAATATAGtccaatttcaaaaaaataaacagacagagtctggccataaattgAACTATCCAACGAAGAGAATTTACTCACTTGACCtgtaaatacaaaatatcaaaatctggggagctcaactcatccTCACAATCCTCAAAGAGATAAATAATCAAATAGGAGCTCAACTCTCTAGAAATGAATATCTCAAGCATCCAAGCATACACAcataaataaatttacaactcCAAACATTTAGCTACTACAAACCCAGATAATAATAATACACTATTAATACATGCGAAGTTCTAGAATTtaataaaagataataaaaataaactgaACATTTCTAGTTTAACCTGCGAGAAAAAAAAGCAGGTTATTTTCAACAAGTCTACCTGTCACAtgaggaaaaatagttgaacagaGATGAGTGTTCGTCTCATAgaataagatattgattttaaatataatttctataattatctaaACATATACATTCCTATACATAAAATGCAACATGCACTTATAATTTCAAACAATATTCACATAAAAGATAATTTAGAACACTCACATACCCGTGTATCACATCAACATGTATATATATCtgagagctaatcccctatacagctctcttaattccaatgtCTGCCAGCGAAGTCAACTCAAGCCaaattttctcttaataatccaagtgcggaGGTCAACgatatcaactcaaagccgtactcacctcGACTTATCCACACATAAGGATTGGGTTCCTATGAGTCAAGCTCCAACCGTGACTACTCGTTCTACCCATATTCATATCCATACTATACGCACGCCGACGCACAAACagagctccaaattaccttaaggcaacattcaaaataatttcatcaataaaatatgCAATATAAGAGCATGCCTAACatttaactatatatataagTGAATACATAAGCAtgccttaaatatataataatattgaaattataaataaaattaatatctactcgCAGATCAATCGGAGATCACTGAGGCGGCTGAGAGGAGGAGGAGGGTTAATtcggatcacctaaataattatattcatgaatttatcaatattaagacaaaataataatttaaagagTCAAAGACATACTAAATTTATatcgaaaatccggtagagttttCTTTGCAACTAGTCTGCTAAGCAACTCAAACAATACTTCCAAATCTAATAACCTCAGGCCCACATCACAACAATATCATACTGCCCCTCTTAGACCCGCCAAACTAGACAAAACTCAAATAACTACACAATTCAGCTATAAAGTCTAAAACTAACATTTTGCAAAACCCATCCAAACTAACCCAAAAAATTCTATAATCATGCTACACAGTCCTTAGCAATGTTATTATAGTTTTGTAAAAGGAATTACAATTTTCTGGCTACCCATGAATATTGTGTGAATTTTATTTTAAACCTAATATTAGGCAAAAATGGTAATTTGGAGTTTGAATTTACTTACGCTAATTTTGATACTTAGAACGAGTTCGAAGCATCTGAAAATGGTAAGAAGCACTCTAATATTGACCCACTTTTGAAGTGAGTCTGGCAGCTCACCTGACTGGCTAGAAAATGCAATCCCGATCGACGGTAAAATTTTCTCGAAATGAAAATACCTAAGAGAAGCCTATAACACCAAGAGTTAGAATATAATATTTATTGAATTAAAAAGTCTCAATAAAGACCTAAAAAATTACTGCTAAGTTCGTGGAACTTATCGAATTTTTGGTGCCAAAAATATTCCAAATTGGTGTCGTTGTGAAGCTTTCGACGAGTGGAGCATTCTGGTGGTCTCGGAATCTCAGTGGGGTTTATGGTTtgggagaaatctagcccaaaagtcaatgggctaaaacttttaaGACTTGATTCACATAAACCGCCCGATGAAAATGAGTGAAATAGGTGTTAGTGGAAAGCTTTCGAGGAGTAGAACACGAAGGAAAACTTGACCTGGTCTGATTGGTGGCCAAATTGGCCGGAATCGGCCTAAGAAAGTGAAGAGTCGCGCTGATTAGGGAGGGACTTTCTGAGTGCATTTCTAGTGAGATGGTGGAGCAACGGCGGTGGGGAAG belongs to Hevea brasiliensis isolate MT/VB/25A 57/8 chromosome 4, ASM3005281v1, whole genome shotgun sequence and includes:
- the LOC110650625 gene encoding polyadenylate-binding protein-interacting protein 8 yields the protein MAAVAEITGEAAAAVNTNNNTNNDTKNLDSDVKSKSESEFRVQKLVDMFTKLNPLAKEFFPSSYHNNNNTQNNLHLNDLAEPNKQSANDNFPTNRRRRNNYNQGKRRLNGRAYRAQREDSIRRTVYVSDIDQHVTEERLAGLFSGCGQVVDCRVCGDPHSVLRFAFVEFADEQGARAALNLGGTMLGYYPVRVLPSKTAILPVNPTFLPRSEDEREMCSRTVYCTNIDKKASQAEVKNFFESTCGEVIRLRLLGDHVHSSRIAFVEFAMAESAIIALNCSGMILGSQPIRVSPSKTPVRARVASIK